The Anaerolineales bacterium sequence CGCTCCGCCAGGCGCCGCATGAAGTATGGGTACCAGTGCGTGCCGTAGGGAACATACACCCGTACCGGGTAGCCGGCTTGCGCCAGAGCGGCCTGCAGGTCGGTGCGGATTCCGTGCAGCAGCTGAAATTCCAGCGCCGCCTTCGGAAGCCGGACCTGCTCCGCGTACCGCCGCGCGAAGGTGATGCGCTTCTCGTCATGCGAGGCGATGGCGGGCAGTGCCGGGGTCCGCCCGTCGGGGGAGGAGGGGGGAGATCCGTGGGCGAGGGCGGCATCGATCATCATGGCTGCCAGCGTATCGAAGTTGAGGTTGACATCCGCCTTCCGGGGGAAGGCGACTTGTGGCGGCTCGCGGTAGGCGCCCTTGCATAGCCGGATTCGGGTCGGGGAGACGAGCAGAGCTTGGACATCTGCCAGGCTTCGGAAGAGGTAGGCTTGGATGACCAGCCCCGTGTTGTGCAACCCCTTCTCTCTCAGTGTGCGCTGGATCTGCAGCGCGCGATCGACCGTCGAGGAGTCTTCCATATCGACTCGCACGAAGACCCCGCAGGCTGCGGCCTTGCGAAGGATTCGGCGCAGGTTGTCCAAACACAGTTGATCGTCCAGGCCCAGGCCCAGCTGGCTGAGCTTCAGCGAGGCATTTGAGCGCACGCCGGAGGCACAGATGCGGTCGATGATCTCGAGATAATCCTCGGCCGCATGCCGGGCCTCAGCGGGGGTAGTGACATTCTCCCCCAGATGGTCCAGCGTGGCGAACAGGCCGCGGGCATTCAGTTCGGCGACCGCCCGCAGGGCTTCATCCAGGGTTTCTCCGGCAATGAAGCGCGCCGCCGCCCGGCGGGAGAACCCCCACCGGGTGATCAGGTTCTTGGCCCAGGGTGCTCGGGACAGGTAGAGCAGAAAGGCTCTCAGCATGGCTTGGCTCCGTAGGAGGACTGCGGGACAGCCGCTGGGATCGGCCGCCGGGGGGAGGCAAGGGGCGCAGCACAGTTCGTGGGCAGGATCGCAACGCCTTCTGGCGAGCAGATCGTGCCCATTGTATGCGGCGGTTGGCCGCCCGGCAACTGCAAGACGGCAGACCCTGGGGCGCAGGTTGTCGTGCCTCACCGGAGCGGCCGCCGGGGGTGGTACACTTCCGCCCCGTGTCCGCCGACCCACGAGCCTACCAGCCCTATCTGCAGGGCGCCGTCAATTCCTTCGATCAGACTCGGCCGCACAGAGTGCCAGCGCCCCGGCGCCGCGCCTGGGGACGACTCACCGCGGCAGTCCTCGGGCTCGGCCTGGGCTTGTCGCTGGCCGTCTACCTGCTGCTCCCCATCCGGTCGAACATCCTGCTTCTTGGGATCGACAGCCGCCCCCAGGAGTCGCAGGTTTCCCGCACCGACACCATGATCCTGACGACCGTGATCCCCACCCAGCCCTACGTCGGCATGCTCTCGATTCCCCGAGATCTCTGGGTGACCGTCCCAGGGGTCGGGGAGAACCGGATCAACACCGCCCATTTCTTCGCCGAGAACGCCGCCCCTGGGAGCGGGCCCGAGGCCGCCAAGCAGACCGTTTCCCTGAATTTCGGTGTGGATGTCCCCTACTATGTCCGGATTCGGTTTGAAGGCCTGAGGCGGTTTGTCGACGCCTTGGGCGGGGTGGAGGTGGACCTGCCAACTGCCATGGCGGGATATGAACCCGGCCGTCACCTGCTGACCGGGGAGCAGGCGCTAGCCTTCGTCCGAGACCGGAAGGGGACCGATGACTTCTTCCGCATGCAGCGTGGCCAAGTCTTCCTGCAGGCCGTTGTACGCCGGGCGATGACCCCCTGGAGCTGGGCGCGGGTGCCAGCCGCGGCGGCTGTGCTCCTGGCCTCAATCGACACCGATCTGCCGGTTCTGCTTTGGCCGCAGATCGGCTTCGCCCTGTTGCGAGCCGGCCCCGCTGGGATCG is a genomic window containing:
- a CDS encoding LCP family protein, with translation MSADPRAYQPYLQGAVNSFDQTRPHRVPAPRRRAWGRLTAAVLGLGLGLSLAVYLLLPIRSNILLLGIDSRPQESQVSRTDTMILTTVIPTQPYVGMLSIPRDLWVTVPGVGENRINTAHFFAENAAPGSGPEAAKQTVSLNFGVDVPYYVRIRFEGLRRFVDALGGVEVDLPTAMAGYEPGRHLLTGEQALAFVRDRKGTDDFFRMQRGQVFLQAVVRRAMTPWSWARVPAAAAVLLASIDTDLPVLLWPQIGFALLRAGPAGIDGRTMTREMAQGFTTGGGAAVLAPRWEAINPVLLEMFGQ
- a CDS encoding proline dehydrogenase family protein, which produces MLRAFLLYLSRAPWAKNLITRWGFSRRAAARFIAGETLDEALRAVAELNARGLFATLDHLGENVTTPAEARHAAEDYLEIIDRICASGVRSNASLKLSQLGLGLDDQLCLDNLRRILRKAAACGVFVRVDMEDSSTVDRALQIQRTLREKGLHNTGLVIQAYLFRSLADVQALLVSPTRIRLCKGAYREPPQVAFPRKADVNLNFDTLAAMMIDAALAHGSPPSSPDGRTPALPAIASHDEKRITFARRYAEQVRLPKAALEFQLLHGIRTDLQAALAQAGYPVRVYVPYGTHWYPYFMRRLAER